The following coding sequences lie in one Pempheris klunzingeri isolate RE-2024b chromosome 13, fPemKlu1.hap1, whole genome shotgun sequence genomic window:
- the LOC139211583 gene encoding solute carrier family 2, facilitated glucose transporter member 1: MAPQESHLTATLLTSILAAVLGSLQIGYHTGNVNAPAKIIEEFFNHTWRARHNQSMPDHSLTLLWSLSVSIKDFGALLGSLGVKYLADSHGRRNSILIVNCLSVVGACLMFTSKASKSFEVLILGRLVFGLFCGLVMSLNPLYIQEVSPTNLRGAFATLNQVSFASGILVGMVAGLETVLGTEHYWAMMLSLSLIPALAQYLVLPFCPESPRYLLINQGEESKAEAALLRLRGSADKVFAELEEMKEEAAHTQTGVAIHEFFRKHRYKQPIIIVLIINLGSQLSGFNAIINYSTRMFQAKFDQAKYLTLGVGAVNVTFTLVAFFLMERAGRRKLLLTGFISIAVCNLLMTIVDSVLHLVPELRSLQVLLVFCLISAYELGPGPISWFIAAELFDQPSRPIAMAFTSMLNWGGKFVLALVFPPLLKICGAYVYLVFMTVALLAFIFTWRRLPETKGRTFDDIAEEFRGAEGIPLHNKTGFNTFT; encoded by the exons ATGGCGCCACAggag AGCCATCTGACAGCCACACTCCTGACCTCCATCCTGGCAGCGGTGCTCGGCTCCCTGCAGATCGGCTACCACACCGGCAACGTCAACGCTCCGGCCAAG ATCATCGAAGAGTTTTTCAACCACACCTGGAGAGCCAGGCACAACCAGTCGATGCCAGATCACAGCTTGACTCTCCTGTGGTCGCTCTCTGTCAGCATTAAAGACTTTGGAGCCTTGCTGGGCTCGCTGGGAGTCAAATACCTGGCAGATTCACACGGAAG ACGTAACTCCATCCTCATAGTgaactgtctctctgtggtgggAGCGTGTCTGATGTTCACCTCCAAAGCCAGCAAGTCATTTGAGGTTCTCATCCTGGGACGGTTGGTGTTTGGCCTCTTCTGCGGCCTGGTGATGAGTCTTAATCCGCTCTACATCCAGGAAGTGTCTCCCACAAACCTGAGAGGGGCTTTCGCCACACTGAACCAGGTGTCCTTCGCCTCAGGCATCCTGGTGGGAATG GTGGCTGGTCTGGAGACAGTGTTGGGCACAGAGCATTACTGGGCCATGATGCTGTCGCTGTCTCTCATCCCGGCCCTGGCACAGTACCTGGTGCTGCCTTTCTGCCCTGAGAGCCCTCGATACCTGCTCATCAaccagggagaggagagcaaggCAGAGGCTG CCCTGCTGAGACTGAGAGGCAGTGCTGACAAGGTGTTCGCTGAGCTGGAAGAGATGAAGGAAGAGGCGGCGCACACTCAGACCGGTGTCGCCATCCACGAGTTCTTCAGGAAGCATCGCTACAAGCAGCCAATCATTATCGTCCTCATCATCAACTTGGGCAGCCAGCTTTCTGGATTCAATGCG ATTATCAATTATTCCACCCGAATGTTCCAGGCCAAGTTTGACCAGGCCAAATACCTGACTCTGGGCGTGGGGGCTGTCAATGTGACCTTCACTTTGGTGGCA TTCTTCCTGATGGAAAGGGCAGGCAGGAGGAAATTACTCCTGACTGGTTTCATCTCCATTGCAGTGTGCAACTTACTCATGACCATAGTAGATTCTGTTCTG CACCTGGTCCCCGAGCTGCGGAGCCTGCAGGTCCTGCTGGTTTTCTGCCTGATTTCAGCCTACGAGCTGGGCCCCGGCCCGATCTCCTGGTTCATCGCTGCCGAGCTGTTCGACCAGCCTAGCAGACCCATCGCCATGGCCTTCACCAGCATGCTCAACTGGGGAGGGAAGTTTGTTCTGGCACTGGTCTTCCCTCCATTGCTG aaaatctgTGGTGCGTATGTCTACCTCGTCTTCATGACTGTGGCTCTGCTCGCCTTCATCTTCACCTGGAGGCGCCTCCCAGAGACAAAAGGTCGCACATTCGATGACATTGCAGAGGAgttcagaggagcagagggaatTCCTTTGCACAATAAGACCGGATTCAACACTTTCACCTGA